From Bombus huntii isolate Logan2020A chromosome 4, iyBomHunt1.1, whole genome shotgun sequence, one genomic window encodes:
- the LOC126865297 gene encoding zinc finger protein Noc, giving the protein MVVLEEGGMLTTGHNQYLQPDYLSPLPTTLDAKKSPLALLAQTCSQIGADSPTKPLISPLDKTPKSMNTGTNAKSPPAAKLERSSTRSSPSDGKSLAFKPYETNVVSKKSTDESRPASKASVHSVSGQESVSVSDTSHTEKKSSGNRTPVGRKSASPATQATATASTTPSTDRKTPADRDKTDGSPRNNNNGTSPIIRSGMEILSGSHTKESNLGAYKPSLPGFSGNPLCCPPGLAENPAFRPPFAGASPFSHHHAAAAALLGYPSSTPTGGNPYLSYARVKTPAGGEALVPVCKDPYCTGCQYSMHSAQLMMSTGTCPSGCTQCDHQKYGLAMALSSFGPMAPPSLSYPSTLTGGRPYVCNWIAGDSYCGKRFTTSEELLQHLRSHTSLTGGDHASSSAALLSNPHPHPLLSPSAALHRASGGSYPTPSLSPLSARYHPYGKPPTGPLPASLAASPYSAFNALGPYYSPYAIYGQRIGAAVHP; this is encoded by the exons ATGGTTGTCCTCGAGGAAGGCGGTATGCTGACTACTGGACACAATCAATATCTACAACCGGATTATCTTTCTCCGCTTCCAACTACG TTGGATGCGAAGAAGAGTCCTTTAGCTTTATTGGCCCAAACATGCAGTCAGATAGGTGCTGATTCTCCAACAAAGCCTTTGATTTCTCCGTTGGATAAAACGCCGAAGAGCATGAATACCGGTACAAACGCAAAATCTCCACCAGCTGCAAAGTTGGAACGGAGTAGTACACGCAGCAGCCCGTCGGACGGGAAATCCTTGGCTTTTAAACCTTACGAAACTAATGTTGTTTCGAAAAAATCTACTGACGAAAGTAGACCTGCGTCGAAAGCAAGTGTTCACAGTGTTAGTGGTCAAGAGAGTGTAAGTGTGAGTGATACCAGTCACACAGAAAAAAAGTCATCAGGAAATCGAACACCCGTCGGCCGAAAGTCAGCCTCTCCCGCGACTCAAGCGACAGCGACGGCAAGCACCACTCCATCCACTGATCGGAAGACACCGGCGGATCGGGACAAAACCGATGGATCGCCACGTAATAACAACAATGGTACTAGCCCGATCATTAGATCAGGCATGGAGATTCTTTCTGGCAGTCATACAAAGGAATCGAACTTGGGTGCATATAAGCCTAGTCTTCCGGGATTTTCTGGAAACCCACTCTGTTGCCCACCTGGATTGGCAGAAAATCCAGCGTTTAGACCACCGTTTGCTGGTGCATCTCCCTTTTCACATCATCACGCTGCAGCAGCAGCTCTTTTGGGTTATCCATCAAGTACTCCGACAGGTGGAAACCCTTATCTGAGTTACGCTCGTGTCAAGACTCCGGCCGGTGGAGAGGCCCTAGTACCGGTTTGTAAGGATCCTTACTGTACTGGTTGCCAATATAGTATGCACAGCGCGCAGCTAATGATGAGTACTGGAACTTGTCCGAGTGGATGTACACAATGTGATCATCAAAAGTACGGTTTGGCAATGGCATTGTCATCGTTTGGTCCTATGGCTCCACCGTCGCTTTCTTACCCGTCCACATTAACCGGTGGTAGACCATACGTTTGTAATTGGATCGCTGGTGATTCTTATTGTGGAAAGCGATTTACTACATCGGAAGAGCTTCTTCAGCATCTTCGTAGCCACACAAGTTTAACCGGTGGCGATCATGCGTCGTCTTCAGCCGCTTTACTCAGCAATCCACATCCGCATCCTTTGCTCTCGCCGTCGGCAGCTTTACATCGTGCGAGCGGCGGGTCTTACCCGACGCCTTCTCTGAGTCCGTTGAGCGCCAGATATCACCCATACGGAAAGCCACCGACGGGACCTCTTCCAGCCTCGCTCGCCGCATCACCTTATAGCGCTTTCAACGCATTAGGACCTTATTATTCTCCATACGCGATCTACGGCCAGCGAATTGGTGCTGCAGTACATCCTTAA